Proteins from a single region of Runella sp. SP2:
- a CDS encoding McrB family protein, producing MQSTLTEREIVVKQIKRIHQDDAVRLFFSLLNEMIRSLDIPKNSPQIAFTLSGKNQKITANLNNHIALQISGKEKNVTLSLLFKREYFSKPALQLGNITFEEKGNADYWLGKIKFQDKHLLQNDSVVQYWIDSLQDLKQIATTTTHRELHNKAIYQAAEDEGFRSELFAKNTSMARAVAEPTETYQKRIERPTIPLNYIYYGAPGTGKTYEVQRLCQSYAHKIVTFHQSFGYEEFVEGIRPETIGDKITYKVRKGVFYEACLEALRAADYQSFEGCISDTPENRQKRFTQAPIVLMVMDEINRANVSKVLGELITLIEPSKRLGATDELWLTLPYSQEKFGVPANLYIVGTMNTADRSIALLDTALRRRFYFNECLPDLPSLNDKTVENTNLGKLLATLNERIEFLHDRDHVVGHAYFLNITTFEELCELFRFQLIPLLQEYFYDDWRKIQLVLGDNEAWGKPLDAKLIQVKMQYSTRMEQELFGEDLDNVDAVVTYQLNPMLSEGRFGELPRDMFRRIYER from the coding sequence ATGCAAAGTACCTTAACGGAAAGAGAAATTGTCGTAAAGCAAATCAAACGCATACACCAAGATGATGCGGTGAGGCTTTTTTTTTCCTTGCTGAATGAAATGATAAGGAGTTTGGACATTCCTAAAAACTCACCACAAATTGCGTTTACGTTAAGCGGAAAAAACCAAAAAATCACGGCTAACTTGAATAATCACATAGCCCTACAAATTAGCGGAAAGGAAAAAAATGTTACGTTAAGCTTACTTTTTAAGAGAGAGTACTTCTCAAAACCAGCTCTTCAACTAGGAAATATAACGTTTGAGGAAAAAGGGAATGCAGATTACTGGTTGGGTAAAATCAAGTTTCAAGACAAACATTTGCTTCAAAACGATTCTGTTGTTCAGTATTGGATTGATTCGTTGCAAGATTTAAAGCAAATCGCCACTACAACCACTCATCGTGAATTGCATAATAAAGCAATTTATCAGGCAGCTGAAGATGAGGGGTTTCGTTCGGAGTTGTTTGCGAAAAATACGTCAATGGCACGAGCTGTCGCCGAACCAACCGAAACGTATCAAAAGCGAATAGAGCGCCCCACCATTCCCCTCAATTACATTTATTATGGAGCGCCAGGGACGGGTAAAACCTATGAAGTGCAGCGGTTGTGCCAATCGTACGCGCACAAGATTGTAACATTTCATCAATCGTTTGGTTATGAGGAGTTTGTAGAAGGGATTCGACCCGAAACTATTGGTGATAAAATCACGTACAAAGTTCGTAAAGGCGTTTTTTACGAAGCGTGTTTGGAGGCATTACGGGCTGCCGATTATCAAAGTTTTGAAGGTTGTATTTCTGACACCCCCGAAAATCGTCAAAAACGGTTTACCCAAGCGCCCATTGTTCTTATGGTGATGGATGAAATCAACCGTGCCAACGTCTCAAAAGTGCTTGGGGAGTTGATTACGCTCATTGAGCCTTCAAAACGACTGGGGGCGACCGACGAACTTTGGCTTACATTGCCGTATTCGCAAGAAAAATTTGGGGTGCCAGCTAACCTGTACATTGTCGGGACGATGAATACCGCCGACCGTTCGATTGCTTTGTTGGACACCGCCCTACGTCGTCGTTTTTACTTTAACGAATGTTTGCCTGACCTGCCGTCCCTGAACGATAAAACAGTAGAAAATACCAATTTAGGTAAACTTTTGGCGACGCTCAACGAACGGATAGAGTTTTTGCACGACCGTGACCATGTCGTAGGCCATGCGTATTTTTTGAATATAACTACTTTTGAAGAATTGTGTGAACTATTTCGTTTTCAGTTGATTCCGTTGTTGCAAGAATATTTTTACGACGATTGGCGAAAAATTCAATTGGTTTTGGGAGATAATGAAGCTTGGGGGAAACCGTTGGATGCCAAGCTCATTCAAGTGAAAATGCAGTACAGTACGCGAATGGAGCAAGAGCTTTTTGGTGAAGACCTCGACAATGTGGATGCCGTGGTGACGTATCAATTGAACCCAATGCTCTCAGAAGGACGTTTTGGT
- a CDS encoding LD-carboxypeptidase: MQRRNFLQTIAATPALIPSLSSRNKPTLKPARLKAGDTVGLVCPAAPAYSKQTVQVIVESMQALGFKVKFGKRMWERYGYLAGKDADRAADINDMFADPSVQAIICVHGGWGCARLLPLLDYDTIKKNPKVLLGYSDVTALLLGIYSQTGLVTFHGPVGAVSWNEFTVNYLRKVLIEGEAVRYENPKVVGDNLTQVADRIDTIVAGKAKGRLLGGNLTVLSHLLGSPYVPDWKGSLFFCEDVDEAPYRVDRMLTQLKLSGIFNDMNGFIFGKCSECEPGNGSYGSLTLEDLWLDHLQPAQKPAFSGSMIGHIRQKFTIPVGIEAEMDAATGVIQFLEKAVV, translated from the coding sequence ATGCAACGTCGAAATTTCCTCCAAACCATTGCCGCTACTCCCGCCCTAATTCCTTCTTTGTCAAGCCGTAACAAACCCACGCTCAAACCTGCTCGACTTAAAGCGGGCGATACCGTCGGGCTCGTTTGTCCAGCCGCACCTGCCTACAGCAAACAAACGGTACAAGTCATCGTGGAGTCCATGCAAGCCTTGGGTTTTAAGGTAAAATTTGGGAAACGAATGTGGGAAAGGTACGGTTACTTGGCAGGAAAAGATGCCGACCGAGCAGCTGACATCAACGACATGTTTGCTGACCCATCGGTACAAGCGATTATTTGTGTGCATGGCGGCTGGGGCTGTGCGCGATTGTTGCCTTTGCTGGACTATGACACCATCAAGAAAAACCCCAAAGTGTTGTTAGGATACTCAGACGTTACTGCACTGCTTTTAGGGATTTACAGTCAGACTGGTTTGGTTACTTTTCACGGGCCCGTGGGGGCGGTTAGCTGGAATGAGTTTACCGTGAACTATCTCCGAAAAGTCCTCATAGAAGGCGAAGCTGTGCGATACGAAAACCCAAAAGTAGTGGGCGATAACCTCACGCAAGTCGCCGACCGAATTGATACTATCGTTGCAGGAAAAGCCAAAGGCCGATTGTTGGGAGGCAACCTCACGGTATTGAGTCATTTGTTAGGCTCTCCTTACGTTCCCGACTGGAAAGGGAGCCTATTTTTCTGCGAAGACGTGGACGAAGCCCCCTACCGCGTTGACCGAATGCTTACCCAACTCAAATTGAGTGGTATCTTCAACGATATGAATGGATTTATTTTTGGCAAATGTTCGGAGTGCGAGCCAGGCAACGGCAGTTATGGTTCACTTACGCTCGAAGACCTGTGGCTTGACCACCTCCAACCTGCCCAAAAACCTGCCTTTTCAGGGTCAATGATTGGGCACATTCGCCAAAAATTCACCATTCCCGTTGGCATTGAAGCCGAAATGGACGCTGCTACGGGAGTCATTCAGTTTTTAGAAAAAGCCGTTGTTTAA
- a CDS encoding RNA polymerase sigma factor produces MSYATDSELWQAFKEGDRVAFAQLYNLHIEDLLSYGYRVTSDRQLIKDSIQDLFLHLWRSRQNLADTDSIKFYLYRSLRNRIVRNSEKNNHSPIDSAGLFENIIGELSFEDDLIANEQLSEQHQRLKRAIHQLPRRQQEIIQLRYYHDFGLDEIGDMMHINPQSVRNLLHRAITELRECFSV; encoded by the coding sequence TTGAGCTACGCAACCGATTCGGAGCTATGGCAAGCTTTTAAAGAGGGCGATAGAGTCGCTTTTGCCCAACTTTACAACCTTCACATCGAAGATTTGTTGAGTTATGGCTACCGTGTTACGTCCGATAGGCAGCTTATCAAAGACAGCATTCAAGACCTTTTTTTACACCTTTGGCGTAGTCGTCAGAACTTAGCCGATACCGATAGTATCAAGTTTTACCTCTACCGCTCGCTACGAAACAGAATTGTACGAAATAGCGAAAAAAACAACCATTCCCCCATTGATTCCGCTGGGTTATTTGAAAATATCATTGGAGAATTGTCATTTGAGGACGATTTGATTGCCAATGAACAACTTAGCGAACAGCATCAACGACTCAAACGCGCCATTCACCAACTTCCTCGTCGGCAGCAAGAAATTATCCAACTCCGCTATTACCACGATTTTGGCTTAGATGAAATTGGTGACATGATGCACATCAATCCCCAATCGGTTCGGAACCTCCTCCATCGAGCCATCACCGAATTGCGTGAATGTTTTTCGGTTTAA
- a CDS encoding FecR family protein produces MNTSYAFYTIEDFIADDYFIQWVKYPTPDSDAFWADFLERFPTQRENVIGAKLGVEQLSIAAKHEIPTQETPAIWAHISDELEEPPRRIVQIVLNFWKPALAAASIVIALGLGWGWYKNAHKGRYDQLISVAKSPLQEVVNTTSTNLTVNMPDGSHAILKPESKLSYTKSFTGNIREVYLSGEAFFDVIKNPNKPFFVYANGLITKVLGTSFWVKAYEADKQVTVLVKTGRVSVFAQKNTQNPDPETNGLVLTPNQQVVFGKADERLTRKLIERPVILLSPQELKQFSFTNASVTDIFTALEKAYGVDIVIDEELMANCSLTTTLSNETLFEKLDIICEALEATYKVVDAQVIITSKGCN; encoded by the coding sequence ATGAACACATCATACGCTTTCTACACCATTGAAGATTTTATCGCTGATGACTATTTCATTCAGTGGGTCAAATACCCTACTCCAGATTCTGACGCCTTTTGGGCCGATTTTTTGGAAAGGTTCCCCACCCAACGTGAAAATGTAATTGGGGCAAAGTTAGGGGTTGAACAACTTTCAATTGCAGCTAAACATGAGATTCCTACGCAAGAAACGCCCGCTATCTGGGCACACATTTCTGACGAGTTGGAAGAGCCGCCTAGACGTATAGTTCAAATCGTTCTAAATTTTTGGAAACCAGCCCTTGCGGCGGCTTCCATTGTGATTGCGCTTGGTTTGGGATGGGGATGGTATAAAAACGCCCACAAAGGCAGGTATGACCAGCTCATTTCAGTCGCAAAGAGTCCGCTTCAAGAGGTAGTGAATACCACCTCCACGAACCTGACAGTGAACATGCCCGACGGAAGCCACGCGATCCTAAAGCCTGAAAGTAAACTCAGTTATACCAAATCATTCACGGGCAATATCCGCGAAGTATATCTTTCGGGAGAAGCATTTTTTGACGTAATTAAAAACCCTAACAAGCCCTTCTTTGTTTACGCCAATGGATTGATTACCAAAGTATTGGGCACAAGCTTTTGGGTAAAAGCATACGAAGCCGACAAACAAGTTACCGTACTTGTGAAAACAGGAAGAGTCTCGGTTTTTGCCCAAAAAAATACCCAAAATCCAGATCCCGAAACAAATGGGCTGGTCTTAACACCCAATCAGCAGGTAGTATTTGGCAAAGCAGACGAACGATTGACCCGTAAATTGATTGAGAGGCCCGTGATTTTGTTATCGCCCCAAGAACTTAAACAATTCTCTTTTACGAATGCGTCTGTCACCGACATTTTCACGGCGCTTGAGAAAGCCTACGGCGTTGATATTGTCATTGACGAAGAATTGATGGCCAACTGTAGCCTTACCACCACCTTGTCCAATGAAACCCTTTTCGAAAAACTAGATATCATTTGTGAAGCACTTGAAGCTACCTACAAAGTAGTTGATGCTCAAGTCATTATCACAAGCAAAGGCTGTAACTAA